From the Labilibaculum sp. DW002 genome, one window contains:
- a CDS encoding DUF4249 domain-containing protein, with product MIITKLKKLILPFLFVPLFLSCTERYSPKINGNFSILVVDGKISNENTPIQIRLYKTISMDSVTTRDSIIPESDAIINIFDDKGNSDVFQEIEPGLYQNESSSFRGDVGTTYWIKIITKDGLEFESEPEIMSPPVEITNIYGEDYKQYISKDLERNAVKLYFDAIDQSNSVSYIRWESNEGWEWQTPFHLNLPDSLLFTSEPASICYRQKFNNEISVFDASILDTKSMHKLPLVSIDYTEQKLLFDYYLHINVRSISANNYQFWNHIKQINQSSGNLYDRSPGNVEGNIYCCDDNYSVVGYFEVSSVSSKGKSFNRDMFQTTFDYFPPECIEKSSKNRPNPAIYYITRIEFDKGDAVFYYRYIFCFDCSYEFSITKPSFWQ from the coding sequence GTGATCATAACTAAACTAAAGAAACTAATATTACCCTTTCTTTTTGTTCCTTTATTTTTATCCTGTACAGAAAGGTATAGCCCAAAAATAAATGGAAACTTCTCTATTTTAGTTGTTGATGGTAAAATCTCAAACGAAAACACTCCAATTCAAATTCGTTTATACAAAACAATATCAATGGATTCTGTTACAACCAGAGATTCCATTATTCCTGAAAGTGATGCCATCATTAACATATTCGACGACAAAGGAAATTCCGATGTATTCCAAGAAATCGAGCCTGGTTTATACCAAAATGAATCCTCAAGTTTTCGAGGTGATGTAGGTACAACTTATTGGATAAAAATTATCACTAAAGATGGTTTAGAATTTGAGTCTGAACCAGAAATCATGTCTCCCCCAGTAGAAATCACCAACATTTATGGTGAAGATTACAAACAGTATATTTCTAAAGATTTAGAGCGAAATGCCGTTAAACTTTACTTTGATGCAATTGACCAATCGAACAGTGTAAGTTATATAAGATGGGAATCTAACGAAGGCTGGGAATGGCAAACACCATTCCACTTAAATCTTCCAGATAGTTTACTTTTTACAAGCGAACCAGCATCGATATGTTATCGGCAGAAATTCAACAATGAGATAAGTGTCTTTGATGCGTCAATTCTGGATACCAAATCAATGCATAAACTTCCTTTAGTTTCCATAGATTATACAGAACAAAAATTATTATTTGATTACTATCTACATATAAATGTCCGATCCATTAGTGCAAATAATTATCAATTTTGGAATCACATTAAACAAATAAATCAAAGCAGTGGAAATCTGTATGATAGGTCACCTGGCAACGTAGAAGGAAATATATACTGTTGCGATGATAATTATTCTGTTGTTGGTTATTTTGAGGTTTCTTCAGTAAGCAGTAAAGGCAAATCATTTAACCGAGATATGTTTCAAACTACTTTTGATTATTTTCCTCCAGAATGTATCGAAAAATCCAGTAAAAACAGACCTAATCCAGCTATCTATTACATTACTAGAATAGAATTTGATAAAGGAGATGCCGTTTTTTACTATCGTTATATATTCTGCTTCGACTGTTCTTATGAATTCTCTATCACAAAACCATCTTTTTGGCAATAA